TGCTGCTCATGACGCTATGGTTGCCTTTGCTCAATCACGCGCGCAGCTATGTGCCTCAGGTGCAAAACATGCTGCGGGTAATGCCAGATGCGCCGCAAAGCTGCGTGCAGACCTATGGGCTCAGCCGCGCGCAAACTGCGGCCTTTCAGTACCACGGCGGGCTCACCCTGCAGCCTGCCGACAGCAAGAATGACAACAAGGACTGCAACTGGTTGCTGGTGGATGCGAGCGCATGGCCTGCACCTCCGGGCGTTGTTCAGGCCGCTGAGTGGACGCCCGTCGCCAATGTGCCCCGACCCACCGACAAGAACGACCAGGTGCTGGTGTTCCAGCGCACCTCGCGGTAGCGGCCTTAGCGCCAAAGCCCATCCGCCTGTGCCGCCCGATCCAGGGCGACAGCGCGGTCTGCAATGATGCCAATGGATCGTGCAGCACGGCCGCACGCTCCGTCTGCCATCGAGCCTCGCTACACAAGTGTCAGCCACGTCCCCACCCCAGTCCCGCATGACTAACGCCCTGCCCCGTATTCAAGACAAGCCCCCCGAACTGCCCCAGATTACACGCCACGCGGCCACCGTGCTGGCAGGGCAGTTGGCGGTGATGGCGTTTGGCGTCACAGACACCTTGGTCGCAGGCCGGGATGGCGAAGCGTCATTGGCGGCACTGTCGGTGGGCTCGGCGATTTTCATCAGCATTTATGTGGGCCTGATGGGGGTGCTGCAGGCGCTGATGCCGGTGTGGGCGCAGCAACGTGGCGCAGGCGACCTGCCAGCAATAGGGCGGTCGGTGCGGCAGTCGCTGTACCTGTGCGCAGCAGCATCGGTGCTGGGCATGGGACTGCTGCTGTCACCCGCTCCCCTGCTGCGATGGACCGAAATCCCGCCCACGCTGCGCGCCGAGGTGGTGCAATACCTGGCGGTGCTGGCCTTCGCACTGCCTGCTGCGCTGCTGTTTCGCATCTACAGCACACTGAACCAGGCGATGGGCAGGCCGCAGTTGGTGACCTGGCTGCAGGTGGGCTCGCTTTTTATCAAAATCCCGCTGTCCATCTGGTTCACGCTGGGCGGCGCGGGCTTGCCCGCCCAAGGGGTGGTGGGGTGCGCCTGGGCCACCCTGATCGTGAACTACACCATGCTGGGACTGGCGCTGTGGCTGTTGCGCACCCAAGGCATCTACGAGCCCCTGCAACTGTGGCGCCCGCTGGAGCGCCCCCATGGCCCCACACTGGGCAGTTTCTTGCAACTGGGCGTGCCTGCGGGCTTGGCCATCATGGTGGAGGTGACGTCATTCACTCTGATGGCGTTGTTCATAGCTCGCCAGGGCACGACGGCGGCGGCGGCGCACCAGATCGCCTCGAACATGGGGGCGCTGCTATACATGGTGCCCCTGTCACTGGCGATTGCCACCAGCACCCGCGTGAGCTACTGGCTGGGCGCAGGCGATCCGCAGCACGCCCGCCGCATCGTTTATATGGGCTTTAGGGTTGCAGCGCTCACAGGTATTGCGCTAGCAGCTATGTTATTTATAGCAAACCATGCCATAGCCAGCCTGTACTCGGGCAGCCCTGCCGTGGTGGCGGTGGCGTCGGGCCTGCTGCTGTGGGTAGCGGCCTACCACTTGACCGATGCCTGCCAAACCTTTTGCGTCTTTGTGCTGCGCAGCTACCACATCACGGTGGCGCCACTGGTGGTGTATTGCCTGCTGCTGTGGGGCCTGGGGCTGGGGGGCGGCTACCTGCTGGCCTACGGCACGTGGAGCCCCTGGGCGCAGATGGCCCACTCACCCACCGCATTCTGGGCCTGCAGCGCCCTGGCCCTGGCCATCACCGCAGCCGCGTTTGGCGCGATGCTGCTCAAAGCCGCCGCACGGACGGCGCAGCCCCCGCCATCAGCGTAGGCGATTGGCCGGGAAGGAGACCGAGAACGTCGAGCCTTTTCCTACCTCACTGGCGATGTTGAGCGAAGCACCGTGGCGCTGCAACACATGCTTGACGATGGCCAGCCCCAGGCCAGTGCCTCCGGTTTCCCGCGAGCGGCTGCGGTCCACTCGGTAAAAGCGCTCCGTCAGCCGGGGGATGTGTTCGGCCGCAATGCCTGGCCCGGTGTCTCGCACGGAGAACAGGGCCGATCCATCGCTGCTGCGCTCCCAGGTCACCGTGATGCTGCCGCCGACCGGCGTGTAGCGGATGGCATTGTTGATGATGTTGGAGAGCGCGCTTTGCAACTCAGCAGGCACCCCGGCAATATCACCCATGGCGCGCAACTGCTCGAGCGCAGGAAACCCCAGCACATGCGGGCGCGCCTGGTTCGGCGTAAGCAGTGAGGACAACGCCCGAGCTTCCTCTTCGCAGCGGTGGAGCAACGCCTGCACGGGCGTCCACTCCGAAATACCAGGCGGCGGACTGCCTTCCAGGCGCGAGAGCGTAAGCAAATCCTGCACTACGCTCTGCATGCGCGAAGCCTGCTGCGCCATCATGCCCAGGTAACGGTTGCGCTCCTGTGGCGAAAGCTGCAGGGTCTGCAAAGTCTCCACAAAGCCGATCAACACCGTCAACGGCGTGCGAATCTCATGCGACACGTTGGCGACGAAATCGCGGCGCATGGCATCGGCCTGCTCCAAGGCCGTCACATCGCGCGACAGCAGCAGTTTGCGCCCGTCGCCATAGGGGTGCAGATGCACCGAGATGCGAACGGGGCGTGAGGGCTTGCTGTCGCGCCCCTGCAGCACCACGTCGTGCGAAAAATCATGTGCGGCGTAGTAGGCACTGAAGTCCGGGTCGCGCACCAGGTTGCCGATGGACTGCATCACATCGCGTTGCGCATCGATGCCAAACTGGCTGGCAGCGATCTGGTTGCACCACTCAATATGGCCTTCGCTGTCGAGCAGCACCACGCCATTGGGCGTGGCCTGCAGCGCGGCCAGAATCTCGTGGAGCCGGCTCAGACTGTCCTGTTCTCTGGCTTCACTTTGGCGCAGCAGTCGGCGAGCACGGTCAGCCGCTTCGCCCCACATGCCGCGCATATTCGGAGCCTTGGCCAGCTCACCCGTGCGCAACCACAGCAGCACGCGAGCCCCGCGCGATAAGTCCCAGACAAACCAAGCCCAGGCCGCCACCGCAGCCCCCGCTGCTGCGCCCCATGGGCCCGCCCGCCACCAACCCAGCCCGCCTCCGGCCAGTTGCCAGGTCAGGAAAAACACAAAACGCCAAAACATGCGAGACGCACAGCTTTCTCAAAAATGCGGGCCATTTCGATGGCAGGCCCGCCTGTGGCCCGTTCAGTGCAAACCCAGCAGCGGCTGGAAGCTGGCCCTCAGGCCTGCATCAGCGCCTGGGGTTGGGCCGTGAGGCGGTAACCTGCGCCGCGCACGGTCTCGACCATGGTGCCTGCCGTGCCCAAGGCCTCGCGCAGGCGCTTGACGTGGACATCCACCGTGCGCTCTTCAATGAACACATGGTCACCCCACACCTTGTCGAGCAACTGCGAGCGGCTGTGCACCCGCTCCGAGTGCTTCATGAGAAAGTGCAGCAGCTTGAACTCGGTAGGCCCCACCTTGAGGGGTTGCGCCTGGAAGGTGACGCGGTAGGTGGCTGCGTCCAGCACCAGATCGCCAATGGTCACGCTGTCGTTCACCTGTTCGGGCGCGCGGCGGCGCAGCACGGCACGGATGCGGGCCAGCAGCTCTTGCGTGGAAAACGGCTTGGTGATGTAGTCGTCCGCACCCGCATCCAGACCAGCCACCTTGTCAGGCTCGTCACCGCGCGCGGTGAGCATGAGGATCGGGATGGCCTTGATGCGGCTGTCGGCGCGCCACTTGCGGGCCAGCTGCAGCCCGCTTTGGCCAGGCAACATCCAGTCCAGCAGGATCACGTCCGGCAGCACGGCATCCAGCTCGCGCTGGGCCGACTCGCCATCTTCAGACCAGATGGGCTGGAACCCGTTGTGCCGCAGGTTCACGGCAATCAGCTCGGCAATCGCGGGTTCATCCTCAACGATCAAGACCCGGGGCATTTTCTTCATGGCGATGCCCTTCCCTTACTGCAACACGGTCGATTCAATATCGTCCATCGCGGTATGGCGCACGTCCTTGCCTTTGACCAGATAGATGATGAGTTCGGCCACATTCTTGGAGTGGTCGCCAATGCGCTCAATCGCCTTGGCCAAAAAGAGCAAGTCCAGGCTGGCAGAGATGGTGCGAGGGTCTTCCATCATGTAGGTGACCAGCTTGCGCACAAACCCGTCGAACTCCTTGTCGATCAGGTCGTCTTCTTTCAGGATGGCGAGCGCGGCTTTGGTGTCCAGGCGGGCAAAGGCATCCAGGGCCTTGCGCAGCAGGCCGGAGGCCAAATCTGCCGCCATGCGCAAATCACTGGAGGGCAGTGAACGCGCGGCACCGCTTTCAATGATGGACTTGACCATCCGCGCCATCTTGTGCGCCTCGTCGCCCATGCGCTCGAGGTTGGCGGTGGCCTTCGAGAAAGCGATCAGCAAGCGCAGGTCGCGCGCCGTGGGTTGACGGCGGGCAATGATGGACGAGAGTTCATGGTCAATCTCCACCTCCATGGCATTCACGCGCTGCTCCATGGCGACCACTTGCTCCACGGCGTCCATGCTGAACTGGGACAAGGCATAGATCGCCTGGCGGATTTGCGACTCCACCAAGCCGCCCAACTCCATCACGCGGGAAGAGACGTTATTGAGTTCGCTATCGAACTGGGTGGAGAGGTGTTTTTCGGGCATGGTGTCTCCTCAGCCGAAACGGCCGGTAATGTAGTCTTCGGTTTCTTTGCGCTGGGGCTTGAAGAACATCTGCTCTGTCTCGCCAAACTCCACCAGATCGCCCAGGTACATGTAGGCCGTGTAGTCGCTGCAGCGCGCGGCCTGCTGCATGTTGTGGGTCACGATGACCACGGTGTAGTCGTTCTTCAGCTCGGCAATCAGTTCCTCAACCTTGGCGGTAGAGATGGGGTCCAGCGCCGAGCAAGGCTCGTCCAGCAACAGCACTTCGGGCTTGATGGCAATGCCGCGTGCAATGCACAGGCGCTGCTGTTGGCCGCCCGAGAGGCTGGAGCCACTTTGATTGAGCTTGTCCTTGACTTCGTTCCACAGTGCCGCCTTGCGCAGCGCCCATTCCACACGGTCGTCCATGTCAGTGGCGTTGAGGCTTTCAAACAGCTTCACACCAAACGCGATGTTGTCGTAGATGGACATCGGGAACGGCGTGGGCTTCTGGAACACCATGCCCACCTTGGCGCGCACCAGGGCCACGTCCTGCTTGCTGGTGAGCAGGTTCTCACCGTCCAGCACGATCTGGCCTTCAGCGCGCTGCTCGGGGTACAGCTCGAACATGCGGTTGAAGGTGCGCAGCAGGGTGGACTTGCCACAGCCCGAAGGGCCGATGAAGGCCGTGACCTTGTTCTCGGGGATGTCCAGGTTGATGCCCTTGAG
This Acidovorax sp. 106 DNA region includes the following protein-coding sequences:
- the pstB gene encoding phosphate ABC transporter ATP-binding protein PstB, with amino-acid sequence MPSTLQASASANSKITVRDLNFYYGKFHALKGINLDIPENKVTAFIGPSGCGKSTLLRTFNRMFELYPEQRAEGQIVLDGENLLTSKQDVALVRAKVGMVFQKPTPFPMSIYDNIAFGVKLFESLNATDMDDRVEWALRKAALWNEVKDKLNQSGSSLSGGQQQRLCIARGIAIKPEVLLLDEPCSALDPISTAKVEELIAELKNDYTVVIVTHNMQQAARCSDYTAYMYLGDLVEFGETEQMFFKPQRKETEDYITGRFG
- the phoU gene encoding phosphate signaling complex protein PhoU — protein: MPEKHLSTQFDSELNNVSSRVMELGGLVESQIRQAIYALSQFSMDAVEQVVAMEQRVNAMEVEIDHELSSIIARRQPTARDLRLLIAFSKATANLERMGDEAHKMARMVKSIIESGAARSLPSSDLRMAADLASGLLRKALDAFARLDTKAALAILKEDDLIDKEFDGFVRKLVTYMMEDPRTISASLDLLFLAKAIERIGDHSKNVAELIIYLVKGKDVRHTAMDDIESTVLQ
- a CDS encoding MATE family efflux transporter, translated to MTNALPRIQDKPPELPQITRHAATVLAGQLAVMAFGVTDTLVAGRDGEASLAALSVGSAIFISIYVGLMGVLQALMPVWAQQRGAGDLPAIGRSVRQSLYLCAAASVLGMGLLLSPAPLLRWTEIPPTLRAEVVQYLAVLAFALPAALLFRIYSTLNQAMGRPQLVTWLQVGSLFIKIPLSIWFTLGGAGLPAQGVVGCAWATLIVNYTMLGLALWLLRTQGIYEPLQLWRPLERPHGPTLGSFLQLGVPAGLAIMVEVTSFTLMALFIARQGTTAAAAHQIASNMGALLYMVPLSLAIATSTRVSYWLGAGDPQHARRIVYMGFRVAALTGIALAAMLFIANHAIASLYSGSPAVVAVASGLLLWVAAYHLTDACQTFCVFVLRSYHITVAPLVVYCLLLWGLGLGGGYLLAYGTWSPWAQMAHSPTAFWACSALALAITAAAFGAMLLKAAARTAQPPPSA
- the phoR gene encoding phosphate regulon sensor histidine kinase PhoR, translating into MFWRFVFFLTWQLAGGGLGWWRAGPWGAAAGAAVAAWAWFVWDLSRGARVLLWLRTGELAKAPNMRGMWGEAADRARRLLRQSEAREQDSLSRLHEILAALQATPNGVVLLDSEGHIEWCNQIAASQFGIDAQRDVMQSIGNLVRDPDFSAYYAAHDFSHDVVLQGRDSKPSRPVRISVHLHPYGDGRKLLLSRDVTALEQADAMRRDFVANVSHEIRTPLTVLIGFVETLQTLQLSPQERNRYLGMMAQQASRMQSVVQDLLTLSRLEGSPPPGISEWTPVQALLHRCEEEARALSSLLTPNQARPHVLGFPALEQLRAMGDIAGVPAELQSALSNIINNAIRYTPVGGSITVTWERSSDGSALFSVRDTGPGIAAEHIPRLTERFYRVDRSRSRETGGTGLGLAIVKHVLQRHGASLNIASEVGKGSTFSVSFPANRLR
- the phoB gene encoding phosphate regulon transcriptional regulator PhoB — encoded protein: MKKMPRVLIVEDEPAIAELIAVNLRHNGFQPIWSEDGESAQRELDAVLPDVILLDWMLPGQSGLQLARKWRADSRIKAIPILMLTARGDEPDKVAGLDAGADDYITKPFSTQELLARIRAVLRRRAPEQVNDSVTIGDLVLDAATYRVTFQAQPLKVGPTEFKLLHFLMKHSERVHSRSQLLDKVWGDHVFIEERTVDVHVKRLREALGTAGTMVETVRGAGYRLTAQPQALMQA